In a genomic window of Ipomoea triloba cultivar NCNSP0323 chromosome 3, ASM357664v1:
- the LOC116012047 gene encoding uncharacterized protein LOC116012047 produces MASNGKSLFQSLKRYIKAPWNYTGPQTSPEYLSAVPKATEYRVFCPATVPAKAIVPTSNPETVYDIKYFSRDQRRNRPPIKRTVLKKADIQKMMAEQTFDVNDFPKPYLTAKVQEDENAIGGGYQ; encoded by the coding sequence ATGGCATCGAACGGAAAATCACTATTCCAGAGCCTAAAGCGCTACATCAAGGCCCCATGGAACTACACCGGCCCTCAAACGAGCCCGGAGTACTTGTCCGCCGTCCCAAAGGCGACGGAGTATCGTGTTTTCTGCCCCGCCACCGTTCCGGCTAAGGCCATCGTGCCTACATCTAATCCCGAAACCGTCTACGACATCAAATACTTCTCTCGAGATCAGCGCCGCAACCGCCCTCCTATCAAACGCACCGTCCTGAAGAAGGCCGATATCCAGAAGATGATGGCGGAGCAAACATTTGATGTCAACGATTTCCCCAAACCTTACTTGACTGCTAAGGTTCAGGAGGACGAGAACGCCATAGGCGGAggctatcaataa
- the LOC116011950 gene encoding transcription factor TCP3: MMITREVDFCNAGTRQEGDNSSDVKVNLHGKTVTVAGFSASRPTTSSSTSTTSWTRLKDPRIVRVSRAFGGKDRHSKVCTVRGLRDRRVRLSVPTAIQLYDLQDRLGLNQPSKVVDWLLDAAKGDIDQLPPLQIPPRIFDPFLAAPPSTAVSAVSTPPPFTSFLRWDPSPPPPPTKPELDHFHTFNNAVLSSPSLPPSAAVSSQVLVCPPPGLQPYSFLHHPATSPQELDLKQIINFQMLMSSTSQPPFSTSLQPQPPPLVIKPMHFLHSHHAGAPPDKNEDP; the protein is encoded by the coding sequence ATGATGATTACAAGAGAAGTGGATTTCTGTAATGCTGGGACAAGACAGGAGGGGGATAATTCGAGTGATGTGAAAGTGAATCTTCATGGGAAGACGGTGACGGTTGCGGGATTCTCGGCGTCTAGGCCGACAACGTCGTCGTCGACGTCGACGACGTCGTGGACGAGGTTGAAGGATCCGAGGATTGTGCGTGTTTCGCGGGCGTTTGGGGGGAAAGATCGGCACAGCAAAGTGTGCACGGTGCGAGGGCTGAGGGACCGGCGCGTGCGGCTTTCAGTGCCGACGGCGATTCAATTGTACGATCTGCAGGACCGGCTGGGATTGAATCAGCCGAGTAAAGTGGTGGATTGGTTACTCGACGCGGCGAAGGGTGATATTGATCAGCTTCCTCCTCTCCAGATTCCTCCCAGAATCTTTGATCCTTTTTTGGCGGCGCCGCCGTCTACGGCGGTTTCCGCCGTTTCCACGCCGCCGCCGTTTACTTCTTTCTTAAGATGGGACccatctcctcctcctcctccgacAAAACCGGAATTGGACCATTTCCACACCTTCAACAACGCCGTTTTATCCTCCCCTTCTTTGCCGCCGTCCGCCGCCGTCTCCTCCCAGGTTCTTGTCTGTCCGCCGCCGGGATTACAGCCATATTCCTTTCTCCACCACCCCGCCACCTCCCCGCAGGAGCTTGACCTGAAACAAATCATCAATTTCCAGATGCTGATGAGCTCCACCTCACAGCCGCCTTTCTCAACCTCACTCCAGCCGCAGCCGCCGCCGCTCGTCATCAAACCGATGCATTTTCTCCATTCCCACCACGCCGGAGCCCCGCCGGACAAGAACGAAGATCCATGA
- the LOC116014514 gene encoding transcription initiation factor TFIID subunit 8-like, with protein sequence MSDGGGESVRECESSCGGSKKKKVTVKDEFAQAIARIAVAQICEGVGFQNFHQSAMDTLSDVAVRYIRDVGKIANSCANLAGRSQCNVFDVIEGLEDLGSIQGFCGASDVSHCLLGSGAIKDIIRYVDEAEEIPFPYSIPNFPVVKNWKLNPTYLQTGENPPEHVPAWLPAFPDPKSYAGLNLVEKKEADSRIVKAEEVEDQRMAGKPLLNLQQQLAVNGREAAVAVDPVDAAEEKRTVQCNPFLAPPLQFGEKEVSQVVLPARLSDDTFMQHSDHAITRNHDSMLDAFTPAIEAVQSRSSNHDDGGKKVLMERRTAVRFRLESHRKTLGRAASLWDEADEELESWVVNDNEKVNGKRPAEQILNSSMNNSQEQAHL encoded by the coding sequence ATGAGCGATGGAGGTGGGGAGAGTGTAAGAGAGTGTGAAAGCAGCTGTGGGGgatcgaagaagaagaaggtgacGGTGAAGGACGAATTTGCCCAGGCCATTGCTAGAATTGCTGTTGCTCAGATATGCGAGGGTGTAGGGTTTCAGAACTTTCACCAGTCCGCGATGGATACTCTTTCGGATGTTGCTGTCAGATACATTCGAGATGTGGGGAAAATTGCCAATTCGTGTGCAAATTTAGCAGGGAGGAGCCAGTGCAATGTGTTTGATGTGATTGAAGGATTAGAAGATTTGGGTTCCATCCAGGGGTTTTGTGGTGCTTCTGATGTTAGCCACTGTCTTTTGGGTTCTGGAGCAATCAAAGACATTATTAGATATGTGGATGAGGCTGAAGAAATCCCATTTCCCTACTCCATTCCCAATTTTCCAGTAGTGAAGAATTGGAAACTAAATCCTACTTATCTGCAAACTGGAGAAAACCCACCTGAACATGTACCTGCTTGGTTGCCTGCATTTCCAGATCCCAAGAGTTATGCAGGTTTAAATTTGGTGGAAAAGAAAGAAGCAGATAGCAGGATTGTTAAGGCCGAGGAAGTTGAAGATCAGAGAATGGCTGGCAAACCTCTACTGAATTTGCAGCAACAGTTGGCTGTTAATGGGCGTGAAGCTGCAGTAGCTGTTGATCCTGTAGATGCTGCTGAGGAAAAAAGAACAGTTCAATGTAACCCATTTCTTGCCCCACCTCTGCAATTTGGGGAGAAGGAGGTCTCCCAAGTTGTCCTTCCAGCTAGACTTTCTGATGACACCTTCATGCAACATTCAGATCATGCCATTACAAGAAACCATGATTCTATGTTGGATGCATTTACTCCAGCAATTGAAGCAGTTCAGAGTAGGTCAAGTAATCATGATGATGGTGGGAAAAAGGTTCTCATGGAAAGGAGAACTGCAGTGCGATTCCGGTTAGAAAGTCACAGAAAGACATTAGGTAGAGCAGCAAGCCTATGGGATGAGGCTGATGAGGAACTAGAGTCTTGGGTCGTCAATGATAATGAGAAAGTTAACGGGAAAAGACCAGCTGAGCAAATTCTCAATAGTTCCATGAATAACTCACAGGAGCAGGCTCACTTGTAA
- the LOC116013778 gene encoding protein LONGIFOLIA 1-like isoform X2 yields MSSSGIPSSVKEAHHDLRKQIGCINVIFQLFDRHHFFTGKRADCHNNKKPVTGANHNGEPRIATEIELERTKRVVGSDESYKILSSSSSSSPCPSTPSSLDRNKTATQESPSCTQTNFSRIPEALDMNQHKPSLYSSRQLSVKTGAKEEDRIRVMKHIDSPRPLQQSPDLRDVVKNSMYRDKEEGRVRVMKHIDSPRPSKPSAKVSTRGHSRFQEAPFSFKEDRDHTLQHAGRDPCRFSYDGIESRETLKSTMKQGELPRLSLDSRVRSIRSSASETRSNFLVQNRHEGDENSVSTPTRNEEFGSHRRSSSVVVKLMGLEGFPEPTSINDDQVLKERFISVENSVPKSQGLGQHSKQNQETRSSQDSQKDSVSPHSRPTKPTSYSRFPLELAPWRLSDSSRAPQKTLLRSKEASTNPQQISSSVYSEVEKRITELELDKSGKDLRALKQILEAMQKTRARLENQTEEVADFDTDSQSNSYATDYGCSPRLSMQQRQQCHHSSPTEKRSCPPKRVKSSNPIKQSAKLNVQVRVASSSTRNRDDSVNKDRKNLTPRKNIIKGPTQSLPSIEKINQRTSNALQASKGSAHMNGGRHPVLDRSPGAVSPRLQKKKLGMEKQSEPSRIRRKENKQPKESESSNRRPKLKSANQRQSYSHLSEISSDTGTFSEQGDTASVQSESNNSLASYMETEVTSTYHNIEMGAKQQVVHKETNSEMRLRKDTMMAELAMATIEQPSPVSVLDATFYIEDSPSPVKKKISIAFGDANEEEWHTEDLDHLPFSTRHNLSSGFNHKSLENVDHLLHKLRLLNSTPREGAMNEIAPFCQGDNSDHRYITKILLASGLLKDLDCVSTTAQLHPSGHLINPKLFHVLEQTEESTWLTCEGPQENIAKIKFEEKIHRKVVFDTVNEILAHKLALEGSLMQERNFSGQQLLKELYAEVDHLRPESDSFLGTEDDELVKIIKGDLKHELEDWVEHRGELPALALDIERLIFKDLITEVISKEVVWLQDRPRRHSMQLFTN; encoded by the exons ATGTCTTCGTCGGGGATACCATCTTCGGTGAAAGAAGCCCACCATGATCTTCGCAAGCAGATTGGATGCATAAATGTGATATTCCAGCTGTTTGACAGGCACCATTTCTTCACTGGCAAACGAGCAGATTGTCATAACAACAAAAAACCAGTTACAG GTGCAAACCACAATGGGGAGCCCAGAATCGCAACAGAAATCGAATTG GAAAGGACTAAACGAGTGGTGGGTTCTGATGAGTCATACAAgatcctttcttcttcttcgtcttcgTCTCCATGCCCATCCACTCCCTCATCACTTGACCGAAACAAAACCGCTACACAAGAATCACCATCTTGCACCCAAACCAATTTTTCTAGAATCCCCGAGGCCTTGGACATGAATCAACATAAACCTTCATTGTACTCGAGTAGGCAGTTATCTGTCAAAACGGGGGCTAAAGAAGAGGACAGAATCCGTGTAATGAAGCACATAGATTCGCCTAGGCCTCTGCAGCAGTCCCCTGATCTCCGAGATGTAGTGAAGAACTCAATGTACCGAGACAAAGAAGAGGGAAGAGTCCGGGTAATGAAGCACATCGATTCTCCCAGGCCTTCGAAGCCATCTGCAAAAGTATCAACGAGAGGTcattcaagatttcaagaaGCTCCATTCTCATTCAAGGAAGATAGAGATCATACCTTGCAGCATGCGGGAAGGGATCCTTGTCGTTTCTCTTATGATGGAATTGAATCACGAGAAACATTGAAGTCGACAATGAAGCAAGGAGAGCTTCCTAGGCTATCATTAGACAGTAGAGTAAGGTCCATAAGGAGCTCTGCATCTGAAACCAGATCAAATTTCCTCGTACAGAATCGTCACGAGGGAGATGAGAACTCCGTCAGCACACCCACCAGAAACGAAGAATTTGGAAGCCATAGACGATCTTCAAGCGTGGTGGTAAAGCTAATGGGTTTAGAAGGTTTTCCCGAGCCTACTTCCATCAATGACGATCAGGTATTAAAAGAAAGATTCATTTCTGTCGAAAATTCTGTTCCGAAATCACAGGGATTGGGTCAACACAGCAAGCAAAACCAAGAAACCAGATCTTCACAGGATTCACAAAAGGATTCTGTCTCACCACATTCTCGACCTACCAAACCAACCTCTTATTCGAGGTTTCCACTAGAACTTGCACCATGGAGGCTATCAGACTCCAGTAGGGCCCCACAGAAAACACTGCTAAGAAGTAAAGAAGCCTCCACAAATCCTCAACAGATATCCTCATCGGTTTATAGTGAAGTTGAGAAAAGGATTACTGAACTTGAGCTCGATAAATCCGGGAAAGATCTCAGAGCACTCAAACAAATACTTGAAGCAATGCAGAAGACACGAGCAAGGTTAGAGAACCAAACAGAAGAGGTGGCTGACTTTGATACCGATTCTCAATCGAACAGTTATGCTACAGATTATGGTTGCAGTCCCAGGCTATCAATGCAGCAAAGGCAGCAATGCCATCACTCATCTCCGACGGAAAAAAGATCTTGTCCTCCAAAGAGGGTCAAATCTTCCAATCCAATCAAGCAATCTGCCAAACTAAATGTTCAAGTAAGAGTTGCAAGTTCCTCTACACGCAACAGAGATGACTCGGTTAACAAAGATCGAAAGAACTTGACACCTaggaaaaatattatcaaaGGCCCCACTCAGAGTCTTCCTTCTATAGAGAAGATCAATCAAAGAACATCAAATGCACTGCAAGCTTCGAAAGGCTCTGCACACATGAATGGAGGTCGGCATCCTGTGCTTGACAGGAGCCCTGGGGCTGTAAGTCCAAGACTGCAAAAGAAAAAGCTTGGCATGGAGAAGCAATCTGAACCAAGCAGGATtagaaggaaagaaaataaacaacCCAAAGAATCAGAATCATCAAATAGGAGACCAAAACTGAAATCTGCCAATCAGCGACAAAGTTATAGCCACCTCAGCGAGATAAGCAGTGACACAGGAACCTTTAGTGAGCAAGGTGACACAGCTTCAGTGCAATCAGAGAGCAACAATAGCTTGGCCTCATATATGGAGACAGAAGTCACAAGCACATATCATAATATTGAAATGGGAGCAAAACAGCAAGTCGTCCATAAAGAGACA AATTCTGAAATGAGATTGAGAAAAGACACAATGATGGCAGAACTTGCAATGGCTACAATTGAACAACCTAGCCCTGTCTCTGTGCTTGATGCTACATTCTACATAGAAGATTCACCATCCCcagtgaagaagaagatatcaATAGCTTTTGGAG ATGCTAATGAAGAAGAATGGCACACAGAGGATTTGGACCACTTACCGTTCAGCACCAGACACAATCTTAGCTCTGGATTCAATCATAAGAGTTTAGAAAACGTTGATCACCTGCTTCATAAGCTCAGGCTACTAAATTCTACTCCCCGTGAAGGTGCCATGAATGAAATAGCTCCTTTCTGCCAAGGTGATAATTCTGACCATCGGTATATCACTAAAATATTGCTGGCATCAGGCCTCCTCAAAGATCTAGATTGTGTCTCGACAACTGCTCAGCTTCATCCATCAGGCCATCTGATTAACCCCAAGCTGTTCCATGTACTGGAACAAACTGAGGAAAGCACTTGGCTAACATGCGAAGGACCACAAGAAAACATTGCCAAGATAAAATTTGAAGAGAAAATTCACAGGAAAGTTGTATTTGATACAGTGAATGAGATTCTTGCACACAAGCTAGCTTTAGAAGGCTCTTTAATGCAGGAGAGAAATTTCAGTGGACAGCAGCTTTTGAAAGAGCTATATGCAGAGGTGGACCATCTTAGGCCTGAATCAGACAGCTTCCTAGGCACTGAGGATGATGAATTGGTTAAAATCATAAAGGGAGATTTAAAGCATGAATTAGAAGATTGGGTAGAACATCGTGGTGAGCTTCCAGCATTGGCATTGGACATTGAGCGCCTAATATTTAAGGACCTGATTACAGAGGTAATAAGTAAAGAGGTTGTGTGGCTCCAAGATAGACCAAGAAGACATTCCATGCAACTATTTACAAACTAG
- the LOC116013778 gene encoding protein LONGIFOLIA 1-like isoform X1, with amino-acid sequence MSSSGIPSSVKEAHHDLRKQIGCINVIFQLFDRHHFFTGKRADCHNNKKPVTGANHNGEPRIATEIELERTKRVVGSDESYKILSSSSSSSPCPSTPSSLDRNKTATQESPSCTQTNFSRIPEALDMNQHKPSLYSSRQLSVKTGAKEEDRIRVMKHIDSPRPLQQSPDLRDVVKNSMYRDKEEGRVRVMKHIDSPRPSKPSAKVSTRGHSRFQEAPFSFKEDRDHTLQHAGRDPCRFSYDGIESRETLKSTMKQGELPRLSLDSRVRSIRSSASETRSNFLVQNRHEGDENSVSTPTRNEEFGSHRRSSSVVVKLMGLEGFPEPTSINDDQVLKERFISVENSVPKSQGLGQHSKQNQETRSSQDSQKDSVSPHSRPTKPTSYSRFPLELAPWRLSDSSRAPQKTLLRSKEASTNPQQISSSVYSEVEKRITELELDKSGKDLRALKQILEAMQKTRARLENQTEEVADFDTDSQSNSYATDYGCSPRLSMQQRQQCHHSSPTEKRSCPPKRVKSSNPIKQSAKLNVQVRVASSSTRNRDDSVNKDRKNLTPRKNIIKGPTQSLPSIEKINQRTSNALQASKGSAHMNGGRHPVLDRSPGAVSPRLQKKKLGMEKQSEPSRIRRKENKQPKESESSNRRPKLKSANQRQSYSHLSEISSDTGTFSEQGDTASVQSESNNSLASYMETEVTSTYHNIEMGAKQQVVHKETNSEMRLRKDTMMAELAMATIEQPSPVSVLDATFYIEDSPSPVKKKISIAFGDHDISDANEEEWHTEDLDHLPFSTRHNLSSGFNHKSLENVDHLLHKLRLLNSTPREGAMNEIAPFCQGDNSDHRYITKILLASGLLKDLDCVSTTAQLHPSGHLINPKLFHVLEQTEESTWLTCEGPQENIAKIKFEEKIHRKVVFDTVNEILAHKLALEGSLMQERNFSGQQLLKELYAEVDHLRPESDSFLGTEDDELVKIIKGDLKHELEDWVEHRGELPALALDIERLIFKDLITEVISKEVVWLQDRPRRHSMQLFTN; translated from the exons ATGTCTTCGTCGGGGATACCATCTTCGGTGAAAGAAGCCCACCATGATCTTCGCAAGCAGATTGGATGCATAAATGTGATATTCCAGCTGTTTGACAGGCACCATTTCTTCACTGGCAAACGAGCAGATTGTCATAACAACAAAAAACCAGTTACAG GTGCAAACCACAATGGGGAGCCCAGAATCGCAACAGAAATCGAATTG GAAAGGACTAAACGAGTGGTGGGTTCTGATGAGTCATACAAgatcctttcttcttcttcgtcttcgTCTCCATGCCCATCCACTCCCTCATCACTTGACCGAAACAAAACCGCTACACAAGAATCACCATCTTGCACCCAAACCAATTTTTCTAGAATCCCCGAGGCCTTGGACATGAATCAACATAAACCTTCATTGTACTCGAGTAGGCAGTTATCTGTCAAAACGGGGGCTAAAGAAGAGGACAGAATCCGTGTAATGAAGCACATAGATTCGCCTAGGCCTCTGCAGCAGTCCCCTGATCTCCGAGATGTAGTGAAGAACTCAATGTACCGAGACAAAGAAGAGGGAAGAGTCCGGGTAATGAAGCACATCGATTCTCCCAGGCCTTCGAAGCCATCTGCAAAAGTATCAACGAGAGGTcattcaagatttcaagaaGCTCCATTCTCATTCAAGGAAGATAGAGATCATACCTTGCAGCATGCGGGAAGGGATCCTTGTCGTTTCTCTTATGATGGAATTGAATCACGAGAAACATTGAAGTCGACAATGAAGCAAGGAGAGCTTCCTAGGCTATCATTAGACAGTAGAGTAAGGTCCATAAGGAGCTCTGCATCTGAAACCAGATCAAATTTCCTCGTACAGAATCGTCACGAGGGAGATGAGAACTCCGTCAGCACACCCACCAGAAACGAAGAATTTGGAAGCCATAGACGATCTTCAAGCGTGGTGGTAAAGCTAATGGGTTTAGAAGGTTTTCCCGAGCCTACTTCCATCAATGACGATCAGGTATTAAAAGAAAGATTCATTTCTGTCGAAAATTCTGTTCCGAAATCACAGGGATTGGGTCAACACAGCAAGCAAAACCAAGAAACCAGATCTTCACAGGATTCACAAAAGGATTCTGTCTCACCACATTCTCGACCTACCAAACCAACCTCTTATTCGAGGTTTCCACTAGAACTTGCACCATGGAGGCTATCAGACTCCAGTAGGGCCCCACAGAAAACACTGCTAAGAAGTAAAGAAGCCTCCACAAATCCTCAACAGATATCCTCATCGGTTTATAGTGAAGTTGAGAAAAGGATTACTGAACTTGAGCTCGATAAATCCGGGAAAGATCTCAGAGCACTCAAACAAATACTTGAAGCAATGCAGAAGACACGAGCAAGGTTAGAGAACCAAACAGAAGAGGTGGCTGACTTTGATACCGATTCTCAATCGAACAGTTATGCTACAGATTATGGTTGCAGTCCCAGGCTATCAATGCAGCAAAGGCAGCAATGCCATCACTCATCTCCGACGGAAAAAAGATCTTGTCCTCCAAAGAGGGTCAAATCTTCCAATCCAATCAAGCAATCTGCCAAACTAAATGTTCAAGTAAGAGTTGCAAGTTCCTCTACACGCAACAGAGATGACTCGGTTAACAAAGATCGAAAGAACTTGACACCTaggaaaaatattatcaaaGGCCCCACTCAGAGTCTTCCTTCTATAGAGAAGATCAATCAAAGAACATCAAATGCACTGCAAGCTTCGAAAGGCTCTGCACACATGAATGGAGGTCGGCATCCTGTGCTTGACAGGAGCCCTGGGGCTGTAAGTCCAAGACTGCAAAAGAAAAAGCTTGGCATGGAGAAGCAATCTGAACCAAGCAGGATtagaaggaaagaaaataaacaacCCAAAGAATCAGAATCATCAAATAGGAGACCAAAACTGAAATCTGCCAATCAGCGACAAAGTTATAGCCACCTCAGCGAGATAAGCAGTGACACAGGAACCTTTAGTGAGCAAGGTGACACAGCTTCAGTGCAATCAGAGAGCAACAATAGCTTGGCCTCATATATGGAGACAGAAGTCACAAGCACATATCATAATATTGAAATGGGAGCAAAACAGCAAGTCGTCCATAAAGAGACA AATTCTGAAATGAGATTGAGAAAAGACACAATGATGGCAGAACTTGCAATGGCTACAATTGAACAACCTAGCCCTGTCTCTGTGCTTGATGCTACATTCTACATAGAAGATTCACCATCCCcagtgaagaagaagatatcaATAGCTTTTGGAG ATCATGACATTTCAGATGCTAATGAAGAAGAATGGCACACAGAGGATTTGGACCACTTACCGTTCAGCACCAGACACAATCTTAGCTCTGGATTCAATCATAAGAGTTTAGAAAACGTTGATCACCTGCTTCATAAGCTCAGGCTACTAAATTCTACTCCCCGTGAAGGTGCCATGAATGAAATAGCTCCTTTCTGCCAAGGTGATAATTCTGACCATCGGTATATCACTAAAATATTGCTGGCATCAGGCCTCCTCAAAGATCTAGATTGTGTCTCGACAACTGCTCAGCTTCATCCATCAGGCCATCTGATTAACCCCAAGCTGTTCCATGTACTGGAACAAACTGAGGAAAGCACTTGGCTAACATGCGAAGGACCACAAGAAAACATTGCCAAGATAAAATTTGAAGAGAAAATTCACAGGAAAGTTGTATTTGATACAGTGAATGAGATTCTTGCACACAAGCTAGCTTTAGAAGGCTCTTTAATGCAGGAGAGAAATTTCAGTGGACAGCAGCTTTTGAAAGAGCTATATGCAGAGGTGGACCATCTTAGGCCTGAATCAGACAGCTTCCTAGGCACTGAGGATGATGAATTGGTTAAAATCATAAAGGGAGATTTAAAGCATGAATTAGAAGATTGGGTAGAACATCGTGGTGAGCTTCCAGCATTGGCATTGGACATTGAGCGCCTAATATTTAAGGACCTGATTACAGAGGTAATAAGTAAAGAGGTTGTGTGGCTCCAAGATAGACCAAGAAGACATTCCATGCAACTATTTACAAACTAG